A region from the Acipenser ruthenus chromosome 13, fAciRut3.2 maternal haplotype, whole genome shotgun sequence genome encodes:
- the LOC131740199 gene encoding E3 ubiquitin-protein ligase TRIM56-like, translating to MATADPQLSELIEEEFLKCKICFELYKSPRILPCLHSYCEQCLEKLLEKGKGTIYCPECRTETRVQGSIRNIKTNFFINGLLDLFESKRNKEAVCSVCVSLKQSPEAASSRCLDCADFLCRSCAEGHRCSKLTLSHTVVSLQDYTAGGYDEEARLRQEQHCRSHQDTLRFYCNTCSTPICRDCRMLEHFSHHILVMADAVKARKPQVEGLISSLDNNIKSIGQQEEAVDSMIGQLKESQSTIQDCVSKYVSVLVEQLYAQRDSICKELSDFVQQQEKSYLSIKQALHNHMDSAQSTKDFSRTVMEMGKDYEILQLEGMIQSHIKRLQDLNIPAAEGKMPHLVINKDLNKVMLDLGKLKLGFIPCCKRPEEQNTTFSKQESQAVSPGASVCNSGQKSSPNLKDKPVLLHVPLSHTVVRPIGAQLPHDLLIQPIGARTLPYFFQGAGLQMPRILPIWPISSPCVGQTGGQVPFIYPMVSPLTVQRPVFHTQFKKQTKSKKNT from the coding sequence ATGGCAACCGCAGATCCCCAGCTTTCTGAGTTGATTGAAGAAGAGTTTCTAAAGTGTAAGATCTGCTTTGAGCTGTACAAGTCTCCCCGGATCCTGCCCTGCCTGCACTCCTACTGTGAGCAGTGTCTGGAGAAGCTGTTGGAGAAAGGGAAAGGCACTATCTACTGCCCTGAGTGCCGAACAGAGACACGTGTTCAGGGCAGCATCAGAAACATCAAAACCAACTTCTTTATAAACGGCCTTCTGGACCTGTTTGAATCCAAGAGGAACAAGGAGGCggtctgctctgtgtgtgtgtccttaaAGCAGAGCCCTGAGGCTGCCTCGTCCCGCTGCCTCGACTGTGCTGACTTCCTGTGCCGTTCCTGCGCCGAGGGCCACCGCTGCTCCAAGCTCACCCTCTCCCACACAGTGGTGAGCCTGCAGGACTACACTGCGGGGGGGTATGATGAAGAGGCCCGGCTCAGGCAGGAGCAGCACTGCCGCAGCCACCAGGACACACTGAGGTTTTACTGCAACACCTGCTCCACACCCATCTGCAGGGACTGTCGCATGCTGGAGCACTTTTCACACCACATCCTGGTCATGGCTGATGCTGTCAAAGCCAGGAAGCCACAGGTAGAGGGTCTGATCAGCAGCTTGGACAACAACATAAAAAGCATTGGCCAGCAAGAAGAGGCTGTGGACTCCATGATAGGACAGCTAAAGGAATCCCAAAGCACTATCCAGGACTGTGTCTCAAAGTATGTCTCTGTGCTTGTAGAACAGCTCTATGCTCAAAGGGATTCTATTTGTAAAGAACTATCAGATTTTGTTCAACAACAGGAGAAGAGCTACCTGAGCATTAAGCAGGCTCTCCACAATCACATGGACTCTGCTCAGAGCACCAAGGACTTCTCCAGGACGGTCATGGAAATGGGGAAAGATTATGAAATTCTCCAGCTGGAAGGCATGATTCAGAGTCACATTAAAAGACTTCAGGATCTCAACATCCCAGCAGCTGAAGGGAAAATGCCACATCTGGTAATAAATAAAGATCTCAACAAAGTTATGCTGGATCTGGGAAAGCTCAAGTTAGGCTTTATACCTTGTTGCAAGAGACCAGAGGAGCAGAACACTACATTCAGCAAACAAGAATCTCAAGCAGTGTCTCCGGGAGCTTCTGTTTGCAATTCTGGACAGAAAAGCAGTCCAAACTTAAAAGACAAGCCAGTACTGTTACATGTACCTCTTAGCCACACAGTTGTTAGGCCAATAGGAGCACAGTTACCTCATGATCTCTTAATTCAGCCAATAGGAGCACGGACACTGCCTTATTTTTTCCAAGGAGCAGGACTGCAGATGCCTCGTATTCTCCCAATTTGGCCAATAAGTAGCCCATGTGTTGGTCAAACAGGAGGACAGGTACCTTTTATTTACCCAATGGTTAGTCCATTAACAGTACAGAGGCCTGtttttcacacacaatttaaaaagcaaactAAGTCTAAGAAGAATACATGA
- the LOC117417921 gene encoding transmembrane protein 204-like gives MAVQKLVAAAVAVALLSLILNNVAAFTPSWVFQALEDGRKRSVGLWKMCFVAERGREAGGTARQGQTGERQCQTLGWGAEYSGFQESRSTVKLQFDMMRACNMIATVALTAGQLIFLLGLVELPLITQDSQWWEEVIAALFQLASFVLVIGLVTFYRIGPYTHLSWSCYVDIAACLLATLAAAMLIWNILHRREDCLTPQVIVISRSLAAPFRPRLDNDYVESPF, from the exons ATGGCCGTTCAGAAGCTGGTGGCCGCGGCGGTGGCTGTGGCCCTGCTGTCCCTGATCCTCAACAACGTGGCGGCTTTCACACCCAGCTGGGTGTTCCAGGCGCTGGAAGACGGGCGCAAGCGCAGCGTGGGGCTATGGAAGATGTGCTTTGTGGCGGAGCGGGGCCGAGAGGCAGGGGGAACGGCACGGCAGGGCCAGACAGGAGAGCGGCAGTGCCAGACTCTCGGCTGGGGGGCAGAGTACTCTGGCTTTCAGGAGTCCCGCAGCACCGTCAAGT TGCAGTTTGACATGATGCGCGCCTGTAACATGATAGCCACTGTGGCCCTGACGGCTGGACAGCTCATTTTCCTGCTGGGCCTGGTGGAGCTGCCCCTCATCACCCAGGATTCCCAGTGGTGGGAGGAGGTCATAGCCGCCCTCTTCCAGCTAGCCA GCTTTGTTCTGGTGATTGGGCTGGTCACATTCTACCGCATCGGTCCCTACACACACCTCTCATGGTCCTGCTACGTGGATATCGCTGCCTGCCTCCTGGCCACGCTGGCAGCCGCCATGCTGATCTGGAACATCCTGCACCGACGGGAAGACTGCCTCACACCTCAGGTCATCGTCATCAGCCGCTCGCTGGCCGCGCCCTTCCGCCCACGCCTCGACAACGACTACGTTGAATCACCCTTCTGA